The segment CCATTTATTTTTCGCAAGGCATATGGCTAACGAAACTATGGGCATCGCTCTCGGCATGATCGAGACTCGCGGCCTTGTTCCAGCTATTGAAGCTGCTGATGCAATGACCAAGGCTGCTGAAGTACGCCTAATAGGTCGTGAATTCGTAGGTGGCGGTTACGTAACAGTTTTAGTACGTGGAGAAACCGGTGCAGTTAACGCAGCAGTTCGTGCAGGCGCTGACGCTTGTGAGCGTGTAGGCGACGGACTTGTTGCTGCTCATATCATTGCTCGCCCTCATAGAGAAGTTGAGCCTGCATTGGGTAATGGCAACTTTCTTGGTCAAAAGGACTGAAGTATAAGACGCTTTAACTAAGTAAAGCGCAATTTCATATCCCTACATCGACTTTAAGGAGTTATCTAATGAGTAAGAAGTATGACGCCGGGGTTAAGGAGTACAGAGACACCTACTGGACTCCCGATTATGTACCCCTAGATACAGACCTATTGGCTTGCTTTAAATGCACTGGCCAAGAAGGAGTCCCAAGAGAAGAAGTGGCTGCTGCTGTAGCTGCTGAATCTTCAACAGGTACTTGGTCTACAGTTTGGTCTGAATTGCTAACTGACCTTGAATTTTATAAAGGTCGTTGTTATCGCATTGAAGACGTTCCTGGAGATAAAGAATCCTTCTATGCATTCATTGCATACCCCCTAGACCTTTTTGAAGAAGGTTCGATCACAAACGTTTTGACTTCTTTGGTTGGAAACGTTTTTGGTTTTAAAGCTTTACGTCATTTGCGTTTGGAAGACATTCGTTTTCCAATGGCATTCATCAAGACTTGTGGTGGCCCACCTAATGGAATTGTTGTAGAGCGTGACCGCTTGAACAAGTATGGCCGTCCTCTTCTTGGTTGTACCATTAAGCCAAAGCTTGGCTTGTCTGGTAAGAACTATGGACGTGTGGTTTATGAGTGCCTTCGTGGTGGCTTAGACCTTACTAAAGATGATGAGAACATAAACTCACAACCTTTTCAGCGTTGGAGAGAGCGTTTTGAGTTTGTTGCTGAAGCTGTAAAGCTTGCTCAACAAGAAACTGGTGAAGTCAAAGGGCATTACCTTAACTGTACTGCGACAACTCCTGAGGAGATGTATGAGCGTGCTGAGTTTGCTAAAGAGCTCGACATGCCTATCATCATGCATGACTACATTACCGGTGGTTTTACTGCTAACACAGGATTAGCCAACTGGTGTCGTAAGAATGGCATGCTGCTTCATATCCACAGGGCTATGCATGCAGTAATTGACCGTCATCCAAAGCATGGTATTCATTTCCGTGTATTAGCAAAATGCTTACGCCTTTCTGGTGGTGACCAGCTTCATACTGGTACCGTTGTTGGAAAGCTAGAAGGTGACCGTCAGACAACACTTGGATACATTGACAACTTACGTGAATCTTTCGTTCCAGAAGACCGTACACGCGGAAACTTCTTCGACCAGGACTGGGGTTCTATGCCTGGTGTATTCGCGGTAGCTTCCGGTGGTATTCACGTTTGGCATATGCCAGCACTACTTGCTATCTTTGGCGATGACTCTTGCCTACAGTTTGGTGGTGGTACTCATGGACACCCATGGGGATCAGCTGCTGGTGCAGCTGCCAACCGTGTAGCTCTCGAGGCTTGTGTTAAGGCTCGTAATGCTGGAAGAGAAATTGAAAAAGAAAGTCGCGACATCCTTATGGAAGCGGCTAAGCACAGCCCAGAATTGGCTATTGCACTTGAGACATGGAAGGAGATCAAGTTTGAGTTCGATACAGTCGACAAGCTTGACGTCCAGTAATAGCAAATTGAAGGGGACAGGTTCCCCCTTCAATTCTTCCTTCAAATTTCTTTGCCGATAAAACACGGCGTTTATCCATTCACTTACAGGTTCACCATGCCTTTCCAGAGCACAGTTGGTGACTATCAAACAGTTGCCACCCTGGAGACTTTCGGCTTCTTGCCGCCAATGACCCAGGACGAAATTTACGATCAAATTGCTTACATTATTGCTCAGGGTTGGAGCCCTGTCATCGAGCATGTTCATCCAAGTGGTTCTATGCAGTCCTATTGGTCTTATTGGAAGCTACCTTTCTTCGGCGAGAAGGATCTGAACGTGCTTGTTAATGAACTAGAGGCCTGCCATCGTGCATACCCTGATCACCATGTTCGGATGGTCGGTTATGACGCTTATACCCAAAGCCAGGGTACAGCTTTCGTGGTTTTCGAAGGACGCTGATTTTAAGTTATCAGTTTAAATAGCCTCGATTTCTCGGGGCTATCTATATCTCAAAGAGGGGATTAACTCCTCTCTAATTACAAAGTTTTAAAGGGGCGGACATGGCATCACAATCTAGTAGAGAACTTGCACTTGAGCGCCGTAAGGCTCTTAGTACCGGAGGCAAACAGGCCTCTGGACTTGGCTCGTCAAGTCCTAATCGCGTTAGATCTGCATCTGATGTAGGCGTTACAAGGACTGATGCCTCATTTATCAAGTCAAGTAAAAACAAGATAAGTTCAGCCCCAAAAGCACATTCAAAAACATCTATTTCTGTGACTTCAACAAGCAGTCATTCTAAAATAAGAAACCCTAGGCATATAAGTAACCCTAGTAGAGATTTGGTGCTTGCTCGTAGAGAGGCTCTATCTAAACGTGGTAAGACAGCAGATAAAAGTCAAGATAGAACAAGAGTAGATGTTGCGAAAAATGCTTCGGAAAAATCTTTAAAAGTACTTTCAGTTAATACTAAGGTAGAAGCTTGTTGTGAACCTTGTGCAGAAGAAAAAGCACGTCAGTCAGCTGAAAACGCTAGTCATTTTACTCTTGACATTCCCAAAGCCACTACTCGTCGCAACACCAGCACTAAACGAAGAGCAATAGAGAATCCAAGTAGATCACTTGTTTTGGCTAGACGTGAAGCCTTATCAAAACATGGGAAATCAGCCGCCATTCAGCCGACTACTCCGGCTGCAGTGGCTCGTCAAGGCAATCCAGATTTATCTAGCCGCGAAATTTCTCAAAGAGTGAGAGAGTTAAGGAGTAAAAGTGGAGCTACAGGCAAGAAAAGGTCATGTGGAACAAGACCTTGTGGACCTAATAAAAATGGTTCTAAAGAAGGAGCACTTGCAGCAGATGCTCATTGGAAAGTAGGAGTAAGTCAGACTTCTTCTGGTCAGTTAGTTACTGGTACTCAGGCGAATAGATCAATCAAAACTACTGGTAATGAAGCTAGTACTTGTCGCTCAGTTACTGGGACACAATATCTTGGTGCAGATACCATTAATACTTTTTGTCAGACGCCTCCTCCTAATCATCAACCTGCAAAGGTAAGTTTAACCACTACCTCTCATGGCAATCAGGTGACAGGAAATGAGGTAGGTCGTTCTGAAAAAGTAACTGGAGACGAGCCTGGTACTTGCAAAAATCTTACCGGGACTGAGTATATTTCTGCTGATCAAACAAATTCTTATTGTGGAGGTGTTAATCCTTCTCCACGCAAAGTAGGGCAAAGCTTGACTCAAGAGGGACGCAAGGTCAGTGGGGTAATGGTTGGAAGAACGTCAAGTGTTACTGGTAATGAGGCAGGTGCAGAAAAGCATTTAACTGGAGACCAATATTTGGGAACTGATCCTTTGCCTGAAGGTAGGCCCGCAGAAAAAGTAGGTCTTTTTAATACTCTTAGTGGAACATCAGTGACAGGAACAGGAGTTGGGAGAGCAGGAAGTGTAACTGGTGATGAGGCTGGCAGCTGCAAGAACATAACTGGTGATGAGTATATTGGCTTTCAACAGTACGATTCTTTTTGTCCAGCTAAACCTCCAGCAGAGGCTCAAAAAGTTGGATTGAGTCTTACAAATAAATCTCAATTTGTTAGTGGAACAATGACTGGCAGATCGTCCTTGGTGACAGGTGATGAACCCGGAACTTGCAAATCAGTTACAGGGACACCTTATTCAGGTTTAGAAGATTCAGCTCAATTATGCAATTCAAGTTCAATTGAAGAGCTTCAAAACAGAAGTCCTAGAAGATTAGGTACTCCTGGAGCTCCTATGACTGGACTTCAGCCAGGGGTTGGAGGGGTTATGACTGGAGCTGAGAAGGGTGCTTGCGAACCTCTGACGGGCACACCTTACGTTGGAGCAGATCAGCTGGTTCAAGCATGTGGGAAAAGAGCTCCAGCAGGTAGTAGTAACTATAATGATGGCTCCTCTTCGGTAGGTACTCGATTTACGGTCACACCTCCAGCAAGAGCTGCTCAGGGAGATCGTGACTCCAGTGGAGGCGTCACAGGTACTAGCTATGAAAGAGGATCTAACATAACAGGACCATTTGACATGGCAGTAAATAAGGTTACAGGCACAGAGCAATTTAGATTTGATAGTAGGCAAGCTTTGCTTAGCGCTACTTCATTACCTGAAAATAGTTCCTCTGAAACGAATAACTCATCTCCTCGACCACAGTCTCGGATTACAGGCGAAGGTCAATCTGCAGGCTTAAACATTACTGGAGATGATTGGGCTAGAGGAGAGAGAGTAACAGGAACGGAAGGAGCTTCGGCTAAAAGAAGAAATCCTTCACGGGCTGGAACGATGAGTGCCATGCCTGCCTTTGATGTTAAACGCAACGAAGAGATGGCTAAGCCTGACCTTTTGATCACAGGTTCTAGTGGCAATACTGGACAAGGTCAGTTAGTTACTTTCTCTGGCGGAGCAAGAGGGTAGTTGATTAATGGCCTATAGGAAACTGGCCGGAAATAGAGGTCGTCTTCAAGGACCAACAGCGCCTAGGAAGAGTTATCTTTCTGCTCAACAAATCAAGCCAGTATTAAAGGAGCCATCTATTTTTTCAAATGGATTACACCCTTTGACTGACTTGACTTTTAATAAAAGACTCCAAACCTATGAAGAAGAAGTAAAAGGTAGATTTGATGAGATTGTTCCCCTCCTTAAAGAGGTATCAACTCTTCAGCATGATAATGATTTTGTAGAGATTGCTCAAAAACTAGCTATTTCAAAATTAGGATTTGAACTTCCAAAACATATTTTAGAGAAAGCTTGGGTTCGTCCGTTAGATATGAGAGCTTTATTTGCTGCATGTGTTTTTCAAGCACACCAATTATCAAGTAATCAGTTTTTTGATTCTGATCCTTTAAGTGGTTCAGAGAGTAGTGAAGAAGCCAAAGTATTTGAGTCTTTTTTTACAGAATGCGGCTTTCACTTGTTAGATGTAACTCCTTGTGCTGATGGACGCTTGGCTCATTCTATTGCTTATGTACTTAGAATACCCTTTAGTTCAGTTAGAAGGAGATCTCATGCAGGAGCATTATTTGACATCGAAAATACAGTTAATCGTTGGGTAAAAACAGAACATAGAAGATATAGGGAAGGCGTGCCTAATCTTCCAACAGATCCAACTAGATATTTAAAAGTAGTCGTTTACCATTTTAGTTCAGTCAATCCCTCTACCCAAGGTTGTGCTGCTCATGGGAGTGATGACAGCCTGGCAGCTTCTGAAGGGCTCCAAAGACTGCTTGACTTCAAGCAGTCTGTAGAGAATAGTTTTTGCTGCGGGGCCTCAGTTGACCTTTTACTTTTAGGCCTTGATACGGATACAGATGAGATTCGTGTTCATATACCTAATTCGGCCAGTGATATCCTTCTTGATCAATGGATTGCTGCAAAGGAAATATACGAAGAGACCAAATCACTTTCTGTTAATGAGGCCATTCAATATATTAAAGAAAGAGTTCGTAAAAGTGTCACGGGTAATATTGACAAAGGGATGGTGGACTTTATTTCAAAGTTAATAGTCAACAATATATCTCAAATAGACTATGTAAAGACTGTTCATAATGGCCCTTACCCTGATGAAGGTCATGCCGAGAGATTTATTGGTGTTGGTATTGGATTCAAGGAAGTACATTTGCGAAATCTGACTTATTTTGCTCATTTAGATACTGTTGAAGAAGGGGCTCCTGATTTGGATGTAGGCGTAAAGATTTTTAAAGGCCTTAATGTTTCACGAGACTTGCCTATACCTATTGTAATTAGATTTGATTATTCAGGAAGAGTCCCTGGCGCTAGAGATAGAGCTGTTTCAGATTGCAAGAGAGTTGATAGTGCTATTTTTAATCGTTATCGAAAGCTAGTAGATGATGGCCTATTGCATACATGCCTTACGATTCGTGATCGAGATGCAAAATCCCCTGCAGAAATTGTAGGGTCTTCTCTCGATCCTGCCCTTAAGGAGGAACATTGAAATGTTGATTTGTAAGGTTGTAAAACCACTAGTTTCCACTAACCGCATTCCTGGTTTTGAACACAAGCATCTTCAGGTTGTTTTGGACGGCAGCTCTAAGAAAGTTGCTGTAGACGCTGTAGGGTGCAAGCCTGATGATTGGGTGATTTGTGTAGGTAGCTCAGCTGCTAGAGAGGCTGCTGGTAGCAAGTCATATCCAAGTGACTTGACGATAGTAGGAATTATTGACCATTGGGATCCAACTAACCCTGATTCTGCAAGTGGTGTTAAGTAATGGAAATTATGCAAGTTATGGGACGCTTAGTTTGCACGCAAAGAGTCGAAGGCTTAGGGCATATGCATTTGCGTGTTCTAAAGAACAATAAAGGAAAGCAACTTGTTGCAGTTGATCCGGTGGGAGCAAGACAGGGTAATTGGGTGTTTACGGCAAGTGGCTCGGCAGCAAGATTTGCTTGTCCAGACGCGACTATCCAAACTGATCTCACAATAGGAGGAATTATTGATTATTGGAGTCCAGACGATTAGCTCAGGACTTAATGACCTCTTGTAAAAAACATTATTTATTTAAATGGCTACTAATTCTTCCTCGCGCGATAGTCAAGCTAAAAAAGCTTCAAAAGCATCAGATCCATCAAATCAGATTGTGGATATTGTTTCTGAAAAAATAGATTCTGAAGCTAAACCTCCTAAGCAAGCTATCGAATCGTCTTATAAATCAGGCGCAAAACCTAAAAGAACTTCAGTTACCTCAAAAGAAACTGTCAAAGGTTGGGGTGGAGGTAGCAATAACTCTTCAAATGAAGTTTCAGGGAATTTTGAGCCTGTTCAAGGTATAGCTTTAGGGATGATTGAAACTCGGGGTATGGTTCCAGCTATTGAAGCTGCTGATGCAATGACTAAAGCAGCAGAAGTGAATTTGGTGGCTCGTGAGTATATAGGAGGAGGATATGTAACTGTAATGGTTCGTGGTGAAACAGGTGCTGTTAATGCATCAGTGAGGGCAGGTGCTGATGCTTGCGAAAGAGTTGGAGATGGATTAGTTGCAGCACATATAATTGCAAGACCTCATGTTGAGGTTGAACCAGCTCTTAAACCAAGCGGAGCCAAGCGAAGATTATAAATTTATGAAGAGAGTTATTTATAAATTTATTTTGTTCTTCTACTCGCACACATATTGAATTAGCTTTCTTAAGACGAAAACGTACCCTTTCACTAATGCATAAATGGAAAGAAAAGATTAGACCTATTCGTTTAGAGAGGCGTTTTGAATTTGAGACTTATCAAGATACAAGAGATTTTTTGGATAAATTGGGAACATTGTCTGAATCGCTTGAGATTTACCCAGATATCAGCTTTGGCAAAACATACGTAAATTTAAGTTTGTTCCCATCCTCTGAAGAGGAGAATGCTGCAATGTCAATTCAAGATATTGACTTTGCAGAAAAGGTAGATGTGATTTTTGAAGCTTAAACGCAAAAACGTCAATTTTTGGGTTCTTCAATGTCTCTTTTGATTAATGCCATCAAGTAAGCAGGAGCCTTGTATCGACCAGGAAGGCATCGATTTAAAGTTTCCAGATGCCCCCAACACACTGTTCTTTTGATCTCTTCAGCGGTCTTACCGTCGATAAGAAGACGCCTTAGAGCCTTGCAGTAGAGAGGATAACCAGCCTCTAGTTCACCAATTGTCAGCTTTGCTGCGGGCATGGCCTGTCGCAGTTCAAGACTTAATCTAGACAAAAGTGTGGCCGCCTTGCAAACCATGAATTTTAAATTTCTTAGACTTTTTTGCTCTCAATCTGCCCATGCAACACAGTCAATTTCTACTAAAGCTCCTTTGGGAAGCCTTGATACTTCAATGCATGCCCTTGCTGGACTTGAGCCTTTCCCAAAGACTTCCCCGTAAATTTTGTTCACTTTGTCAAAGTCTTTTAAATTTACAAGATAGATAGTTGTTCTTATGACCTGTGATGGCTTCATATTGGCTGCATTGATTACAGCCACAAGATTTTTGAGAACTTGACGGGTCTCTTCTTCGATACATCCATCTCCAACCATTGCCCCTGTTGATGGATTTAACCCAATTTGGCCTGAGCAATACAGCCAACCCCCAGCAAGTATTGCTTGGCTGTATGGCCCTACTGGGGATGGTGCCTCATCTGTTTCAATTTTGGTTTGTCGTGAAGGTTGCATAGGGAATTATTGCTTTTGCTCATTAAAGCTATATTTAGCCATTCCAGTTGTCTTTGTGCTTTCTCAAGCGATAAAATTCATCAACACTTTTAGATCTAAGGAATAAATTAGTTTTTCTTTCTTCCTCAAGGGTGCTAGGGAGGGTTGGTAAACCGTTAGCCCTTATTTCTATAACTTTTTCCAACCGCTTTTTGATTAACAAATCTTCAGGGAGAAGGTTGTTGGCCCATCGCAGATTTGATTCAGTGTATTCGTGAGCACAATAAATTTTTGTTTGTGAAGGAAGTGAATTAATTTTTTTCAAGGAATAAAACATTTCTTTAGGGCTACCTTCAAACAATCTTCCGCAACCTCCACTAAATAAGGTGTCACCACAAAAAATAATAGGTTCCGTATCTTCGTTCTTGATTCCTGAAGAATAGAAAGCAATATGAGCTTTTGTATGCCCTGGAAGCGCTAATACCTTTACTTTGCAACCTAAGATTCTTAACTCATCATCATCTTGTACGGAATAAGATTGAAATGGAATCCTATCCAAATCTTCTTTGCTAGCAATTACAGGAGTTGAAGGCCAACGTGTAATCAAAGATTTTGTCCCACCAATGTGATCGTCATGATGGTGTGTTTGTAAAACGCAATTCAGGCTTAGATTGTTCTTATCAAGGAACTCAACAACAGGATCTGAAACTGATGGATCAACTACGACAGCTTCTCTTCCTCTTTCCCAAATCCAGATAATGTTATCTGTAAGTACTGGAAGAGCATGAATTATGCAATTTTTTGTTTTCTTTGCCATTTCTTTCATGAGGGAAAATTTAATCCCAGCTTGATTTCATGATTACTGTTGCTTTAGCTAAAGGAGCTTTGCTCAAAGATTCTGTAACACGGTTTTCCAATGCGGGCTTGGATTTTTCTGCTGTATTAGATCCAAATAATCGCCAGCTAATGGTCCCTTCTACTTGTGGCCGAGCCAACGCCCTGCTTGTGCGTAATGGCGATGTCCCTGTCTATGTAGCTTATGGCCAAGCCCAGTTGGGAGTCGTTGGGTTTGATGTATTGAGTGAGCATCAGACGTCTGTCGCTAATTTAGTGGACCTTGGTTTTGGTGGGTGTCATATGGCCCTTGCTGTTAAGGAAACAAGTCGCTATAAATCTGCGATAGATTTACCTGCTCATTGTCGAGTCGCAAGTAAATTTACAAATTGTGCAAGACGTTTCTTTGAAGATCTTGATTTACCAGTTGAATTGGTTCATCTCACAGGTTCAGTTGAATTAGGCCCTATCACAGGAATGGCAGAAGCGATCGTAGATTTAGTAGCAACAGGTCGTACTCTTCAGGAAAATGGATTAATAGAAATTGATCATCTTTTCAACTCAACTGCACGATTAATCGGAAACCCCCTTTCATTGCGACTTGATTCAGGAGATCTTGGCAGAATTGTAGATGCAATGAGATTTCAAGAATTAGTTACTCCTTTCTAAAATATGGCCTTTAACGATTTCCGTAGGATTAAACGTCTTGGTAGATATCTTCATAGAGATAGGAAAAGTTTGGTTGTCATACTTTTGATTATGCTGCCTGTTGCTTTAGCAGGTGCTATACAACCTCTTTTGGTGGGTCAGGCAATAAGTGTCTTAAAAGGAGAACCGACTCTTGCTTGGTTTAGTAGTTTCTCAATGACTTCTTCAATAAGAGGATTGGTATCTTTGCTGTTAATATCTGTTCTTTTACGTTTAGCCCTTCAGGGATACCAGTCTTACAACATTCAAAGAGTTGGTCAAAGGTTAACTGCTCGAATTAGAGATGATTTGTTTGCGCATGCAATGTCGTTGTCCTTGAGATATCACGATTCAATGCCTGTCGGGAAATTACTTACAAGACTAACTAGTGATGTTGACGCATTAGCAGAGGTTTTTGGTAGTGGTGCCGTTGGAGTGTTGGCTGATGTGGTAAGCCTCTTGGTAATTGCTATAACCATGATTTTAATAGATCCAAGACTTGGTTTTTTGCTTTTATTCACACAGATTCCAGTAATTGCATTAATTTTATGGCTGCAAAAAAAATATAGAAGAGCAAATTATCAAGTACGTGAGGAACTCTCTCAGTTAAATGCAGACTTTCAGGAAAATCTTCAAGGTATTGAGGTTGTTCAAATGTTTCGAAGGGAATTTGTAAATGGTCAAATTTTTTATAGAACTGGTATGGCATATAGAAAGGCAGTAAATGGCACAATTTTTTATGACAGTAGTATTTCAGCTTTTGTTGAATGGGTTTCTTTGGCTGTAGTTGCATTAGTAATTGTATTAGGAGGTTGGCTTGTTACGGCTGGATCTATGGGCCTAGGTACATTGACTACATTTATACTTTATTCTCAAAGGTTATTTGAACCCTTACGTCAACTTGCTGAGAGATTCACTCAGATTCAAGGAGGGTTAACTGCTGTAGAACGGATAGGAGAATTTCTTGAAGAAAATATAGAAATTGTTGATAACAAAAATAATTTTACGAGTGGAGCTGTTAAAGAAAAACAAAAATCTTGCAATAAAAAAGGCGAGGTTGTTTTTGAAAATGTGAGCTTTGCTTATCGGCAAGATGAACAAATAATTAGTGACCTTAGTTTTAAGATCTCACCTGGGGAACATGTCGCGCTTGTTGGACCAACAGGCTCAGGGAAGACTACAGTAATTAGACTTCTATGCCGCTTGTATGAACCACAACAAGGGAAAATACTTCTTGATGGGGTTGACATTAGAGATGTTCCTATCGCAGAGCTTCGAAGGAAGCTAGGAGTAGTTCTCCAGGATACTTTCTTGTTTAGTGGGGATGTTTCTGAAAATCTTCGCTTGGACACTCCTATAGATGATGATCGATTGCAGAGCATTTGTGAGGAGCTTGGGCTAAGTGCTTTGCTGAATAGATTGCCTAATGGCCTTAACACTTCTTTAAGGGAACGAGGCAGTAACTTATCTTCTGGTGAAAGACAATTGTTATCTGTCGCTCGAGTGGCTATTCGTAGTCCAGATGTTTTGATAATGGATGAGGCAACTGCTTTTATGGATCCCTCTACCGAAGCAGCTTTGCAAGGTGATTTAGAAAGATTACTTGAGAAAAGGACAGCATTAGTAATTGCTCATCGCTTAGCAACGGTAGAATCCGCAGACCGTATTTTGGTTATGCGTCAAGGAAAACTTATAGAAGAAGGTACTCACTTGCAGCTTCGAGCTAAAGGAGGCCTTTACTCTCAACTCGCGGAATTGCAAGAAAGAGGGCTGGCAAAACTTTAAAAATCAAGTTGTTTCATCAATGATTAAGAAAACTGCTTTTGGAAAATTTTTAGGAATAAAACCTATAAATGATAGTTTTTTGAATTCCTTTGAAATATCGAATGTTTATGGGGCAGAGGCTTTTGAATCCAAATCTTCGAATCCTGAGGTTGGATTTATATTTAGCCAATCTAAAGCTTTTGATTTAATTGAATTGGAGCAGCTTCTTCAATCTGTAGGTTGGAGTAGGAGGCCAATAAGAAGAGTGAAGAAAGCATTAGACAATAGCTTATTAAAAGTAGGCGTTTGGCGTCACGACCCAAGGTTCCCTAGGCTTGTCGGATTTGCTCGATGTACAGGAGATGGCGTGATTGATGCAACAGTATGGGATGTGGCTATACATCCTGTATATCAAGGGTCAGGGCTTGGCAAAGAATTGATGAATTACATACTCGCAGCTCTTAAGGATATGGGTATTAGCAGGGTGACCTTATTTGCTGATCCTGGAGTTGTTTCTTTTTATAGAAATCAGGGCTGGACTTTAGAACCTAGAGGTAATCGATGTGCCTTTTGGTATGCTAATTAATTGATTTATTATCTCTTATTTAAGAGAATAGTAATCTTTATATAGTGTGTATGTATCTTCTCCCTTGGACCAGCGATATCGGATAATTAAATTCTTAATTGAGTTCTTGAGGAGATTACTATTACGCCACCTCTTCCCATCGGTTTGAATATTAACCATCAAGCTTCTTAGCCTTTTAACTTTTAATATACGAGTAATAAAATCAACGTCTTCCATAAGATGTAATTTCTTATATCCTCCCAACTGCATATAAAGCTTTTTACTTATTAATAACCCTTGATCTCCATATGGTCTTTTGAATATGTTACTTCTTATATAAACAGTAGCTTCTAAAAGTCTATAAATAAATCCCTTATCTCGTATCTTAAAAGTAAAAAACCATGCATAATCTTTGGAGTTTTTGTCTTCGAGAATCGGTAACAACTTTTCCGACCAATTTGTTTCTAGTCTACTATCAGCATGTAAGAATAATAGCCATTCCCCTTTCGAAATTAAACCACCTTTATGTAATTGTAAGCCTCTATTTGCATCACTAGAAACTTTAAGGTTTGCCGGTGAAATCTTTGCAATATTCTTTGTTGAGTCTGAGCTG is part of the Prochlorococcus marinus str. MIT 0919 genome and harbors:
- a CDS encoding BMC domain-containing protein, producing the protein MANETMGIALGMIETRGLVPAIEAADAMTKAAEVRLIGREFVGGGYVTVLVRGETGAVNAAVRAGADACERVGDGLVAAHIIARPHREVEPALGNGNFLGQKD
- a CDS encoding form I ribulose bisphosphate carboxylase large subunit encodes the protein MSKKYDAGVKEYRDTYWTPDYVPLDTDLLACFKCTGQEGVPREEVAAAVAAESSTGTWSTVWSELLTDLEFYKGRCYRIEDVPGDKESFYAFIAYPLDLFEEGSITNVLTSLVGNVFGFKALRHLRLEDIRFPMAFIKTCGGPPNGIVVERDRLNKYGRPLLGCTIKPKLGLSGKNYGRVVYECLRGGLDLTKDDENINSQPFQRWRERFEFVAEAVKLAQQETGEVKGHYLNCTATTPEEMYERAEFAKELDMPIIMHDYITGGFTANTGLANWCRKNGMLLHIHRAMHAVIDRHPKHGIHFRVLAKCLRLSGGDQLHTGTVVGKLEGDRQTTLGYIDNLRESFVPEDRTRGNFFDQDWGSMPGVFAVASGGIHVWHMPALLAIFGDDSCLQFGGGTHGHPWGSAAGAAANRVALEACVKARNAGREIEKESRDILMEAAKHSPELAIALETWKEIKFEFDTVDKLDVQ
- a CDS encoding ribulose bisphosphate carboxylase small subunit, which codes for MPFQSTVGDYQTVATLETFGFLPPMTQDEIYDQIAYIIAQGWSPVIEHVHPSGSMQSYWSYWKLPFFGEKDLNVLVNELEACHRAYPDHHVRMVGYDAYTQSQGTAFVVFEGR
- a CDS encoding CsoS2 family carboxysome shell protein, whose translation is MASQSSRELALERRKALSTGGKQASGLGSSSPNRVRSASDVGVTRTDASFIKSSKNKISSAPKAHSKTSISVTSTSSHSKIRNPRHISNPSRDLVLARREALSKRGKTADKSQDRTRVDVAKNASEKSLKVLSVNTKVEACCEPCAEEKARQSAENASHFTLDIPKATTRRNTSTKRRAIENPSRSLVLARREALSKHGKSAAIQPTTPAAVARQGNPDLSSREISQRVRELRSKSGATGKKRSCGTRPCGPNKNGSKEGALAADAHWKVGVSQTSSGQLVTGTQANRSIKTTGNEASTCRSVTGTQYLGADTINTFCQTPPPNHQPAKVSLTTTSHGNQVTGNEVGRSEKVTGDEPGTCKNLTGTEYISADQTNSYCGGVNPSPRKVGQSLTQEGRKVSGVMVGRTSSVTGNEAGAEKHLTGDQYLGTDPLPEGRPAEKVGLFNTLSGTSVTGTGVGRAGSVTGDEAGSCKNITGDEYIGFQQYDSFCPAKPPAEAQKVGLSLTNKSQFVSGTMTGRSSLVTGDEPGTCKSVTGTPYSGLEDSAQLCNSSSIEELQNRSPRRLGTPGAPMTGLQPGVGGVMTGAEKGACEPLTGTPYVGADQLVQACGKRAPAGSSNYNDGSSSVGTRFTVTPPARAAQGDRDSSGGVTGTSYERGSNITGPFDMAVNKVTGTEQFRFDSRQALLSATSLPENSSSETNNSSPRPQSRITGEGQSAGLNITGDDWARGERVTGTEGASAKRRNPSRAGTMSAMPAFDVKRNEEMAKPDLLITGSSGNTGQGQLVTFSGGARG
- a CDS encoding carboxysome shell carbonic anhydrase, translating into MAYRKLAGNRGRLQGPTAPRKSYLSAQQIKPVLKEPSIFSNGLHPLTDLTFNKRLQTYEEEVKGRFDEIVPLLKEVSTLQHDNDFVEIAQKLAISKLGFELPKHILEKAWVRPLDMRALFAACVFQAHQLSSNQFFDSDPLSGSESSEEAKVFESFFTECGFHLLDVTPCADGRLAHSIAYVLRIPFSSVRRRSHAGALFDIENTVNRWVKTEHRRYREGVPNLPTDPTRYLKVVVYHFSSVNPSTQGCAAHGSDDSLAASEGLQRLLDFKQSVENSFCCGASVDLLLLGLDTDTDEIRVHIPNSASDILLDQWIAAKEIYEETKSLSVNEAIQYIKERVRKSVTGNIDKGMVDFISKLIVNNISQIDYVKTVHNGPYPDEGHAERFIGVGIGFKEVHLRNLTYFAHLDTVEEGAPDLDVGVKIFKGLNVSRDLPIPIVIRFDYSGRVPGARDRAVSDCKRVDSAIFNRYRKLVDDGLLHTCLTIRDRDAKSPAEIVGSSLDPALKEEH
- a CDS encoding carboxysome peptide A, giving the protein MLICKVVKPLVSTNRIPGFEHKHLQVVLDGSSKKVAVDAVGCKPDDWVICVGSSAAREAAGSKSYPSDLTIVGIIDHWDPTNPDSASGVK
- a CDS encoding carboxysome peptide B, with the translated sequence MEIMQVMGRLVCTQRVEGLGHMHLRVLKNNKGKQLVAVDPVGARQGNWVFTASGSAARFACPDATIQTDLTIGGIIDYWSPDD
- a CDS encoding BMC domain-containing protein gives rise to the protein MATNSSSRDSQAKKASKASDPSNQIVDIVSEKIDSEAKPPKQAIESSYKSGAKPKRTSVTSKETVKGWGGGSNNSSNEVSGNFEPVQGIALGMIETRGMVPAIEAADAMTKAAEVNLVAREYIGGGYVTVMVRGETGAVNASVRAGADACERVGDGLVAAHIIARPHVEVEPALKPSGAKRRL
- a CDS encoding 4a-hydroxytetrahydrobiopterin dehydratase — protein: MELAFLRRKRTLSLMHKWKEKIRPIRLERRFEFETYQDTRDFLDKLGTLSESLEIYPDISFGKTYVNLSLFPSSEEENAAMSIQDIDFAEKVDVIFEA
- a CDS encoding DUF3136 domain-containing protein yields the protein MPAAKLTIGELEAGYPLYCKALRRLLIDGKTAEEIKRTVCWGHLETLNRCLPGRYKAPAYLMALIKRDIEEPKN